The proteins below are encoded in one region of Coffea arabica cultivar ET-39 chromosome 4c, Coffea Arabica ET-39 HiFi, whole genome shotgun sequence:
- the LOC140004847 gene encoding uncharacterized protein: MSEVEVGPSLMGPSKGNEGFGVELSRSREPLDSSPFEGGDFNDILSNEEKWGRSLREERSFRDFKDLIDQNGLIDIGYEGHLWTWSNHWEEKGEIRQRLDRCLASYDWVQIFEKARCQHLDTYASDHSLLCLDTVPDKEKRKKKFYFDKRWLQKEGCQQVVKKAWQIEEPGSHMFKITKKIRNC, from the exons ATGTCTGAGGTGGAGGTGGGTCCTTCCCTAATGGGGCCCTCCAAAGGAAATGAGGGCTTTGGTGTGGAACTGTCAAGAAGTAGGGAGCCTCTTGACAGTTCCCCATTTGAGGGAG GAGACTTCAATGACATTCTATCAAACGAAGAGAAATGGGGAAGATCACTTAGAGAGGAAAGAAGCTTCAGGGATTTTAAGGACTTGATAGACCAAAATGGTTTGATAGACATAGGATATGAGGGCCACCTATGGACTTGGAGTAACCATTGGGAGGAAAAAGGAGAAATCAGACAGAGGTTAGATAGATGCCTGGCTAGCTATGATTGGGTCCAGATTTTTGAAAAGGCAAGATGCCAACACCTGGACACCTATGCTTCAGACCACAGCTTACTTTGTTTAGACACTGTTCCAGATaaggagaaaaggaagaaaaagttcTATTTTGATAAACGTTGGCTTCAAAAGGAAGGGTGTCAACAGGTAGTAAAGAAAGCTTGGCAGATAGAAGAACCTGGATCACATATGTTCAAGATTACTAAGAAGATCAGAAACTGTTGA